A part of Vicinamibacterales bacterium genomic DNA contains:
- the rfbB gene encoding dTDP-glucose 4,6-dehydratase gives MVKVLVTGGAGFIGSNFVRYALATHRDWQVTTLDKLTYAGRLENLASVKDDPRHRFVKGDIADAAVAAPLVRECDVVVHFAAETHVDRSIRNAGDFITTDVYGTFVLLEAARENPGLRRFIQISTDEVYGSVPTGSSRETDELRPRNPYSASKAGADRLAYSYWATYHVPVVITRASNNYGPNQFPEKIIPLFITNLIDDLAVPLYGDGLNERDWLHVDDHCRGIDLLIDKGISGEVYNIGGGNQVRNVDLTHRILALVGKPASLIRPVADRQGHDRRYSLDTAKLEALGWAPQVPFEEGLAETVRWYRDNEWWWRPIKNEDPAFRKYYQEQYGNR, from the coding sequence ATGGTTAAGGTTCTCGTCACCGGCGGCGCCGGATTCATCGGATCCAACTTCGTCCGCTACGCGCTCGCCACGCATCGCGACTGGCAGGTGACGACCCTCGACAAGCTGACCTACGCGGGACGGCTGGAGAACCTCGCGAGCGTCAAGGACGATCCCCGCCACCGTTTCGTCAAGGGAGACATCGCCGACGCCGCGGTGGCCGCGCCGCTGGTCCGCGAGTGCGACGTGGTCGTCCACTTCGCGGCGGAGACCCACGTCGACCGGTCGATCCGCAACGCGGGGGATTTCATCACCACCGACGTCTACGGGACGTTCGTGCTGCTCGAGGCGGCGCGCGAGAACCCCGGGCTGCGCCGTTTCATCCAGATTTCGACCGACGAGGTCTACGGCAGCGTGCCGACAGGCTCCAGCAGGGAGACCGACGAGCTGCGGCCGCGCAATCCGTATTCGGCGAGCAAGGCGGGAGCGGATCGGCTCGCCTACAGCTACTGGGCGACGTATCACGTGCCGGTCGTGATCACCCGCGCGTCGAACAATTACGGCCCGAACCAGTTTCCCGAGAAGATCATCCCGCTGTTCATCACCAACCTGATCGACGACCTCGCCGTTCCGCTCTACGGCGACGGGCTGAACGAGCGCGACTGGCTGCACGTGGACGACCACTGCCGCGGCATCGATCTGCTGATCGACAAGGGGATCTCCGGCGAGGTCTACAACATCGGCGGCGGCAACCAGGTCAGGAACGTGGATCTCACGCACCGGATTCTGGCCCTGGTGGGCAAGCCGGCATCGCTCATCCGGCCGGTTGCCGATCGACAGGGACACGATCGGCGCTACTCGCTCGACACCGCGAAGCTGGAAGCGCTCGGCTGGGCGCCGCAGGTTCCGTTCGAAGAGGGCCTCGCGGAGACCGTCCGCTGGTACCGCGACAACGAGTGGTGGTGGCGGCCGATCAAGAACGAGGATCCGGCGTTCCGGAAGTACTACCAGGAACAGTACGGGAACCGCTGA